One Halobaculum sp. CBA1158 DNA segment encodes these proteins:
- the serS gene encoding serine--tRNA ligase: MISRQFLREHPEAVREGIENKGVDVDLDRILELDEEWRDLKGRGDTLRHERNEVSSKIGQLKQEGKEEEAQEAIDRSQDLKSELQEIEERADELEEELHEAMLHLPQIPDDDVPVGEDESENVERRREGFDDLRSLPPEVTPHYDLGEDLDILDFDRGAKVSGGGFYFAKGEGAMLEHALIQFFLEVHREQGYTDVFPPIPVNSRSMEGTGQFPKFVEDAYRVGDENADEIDDDDLWLLPTAEVPVTNMYRDEILLDDDLPVKHQAYSPNFRREAGEHGTETRGIVRVHQFNKVELVNFVRPENSDERFDRLVEEAEEVLKRLDLPYRILEMCTGDLGFTQAKKYDIEVWAPGDDMDDGPDQGGRWLEVSSVSNFRDFQARRAGLRFRPERHESAEYLHTLNGSGVAVPRVVVAILEYYQNDDGTVDVPAPLQPYMGGREVIEGSEKLGESAVGAGEKD, translated from the coding sequence ATGATTTCGAGGCAGTTCCTCCGCGAGCACCCCGAGGCGGTCCGCGAGGGCATCGAGAACAAGGGGGTCGACGTGGACCTCGACCGGATCCTCGAACTCGACGAGGAGTGGCGCGACCTGAAGGGTCGCGGCGACACGCTCCGACACGAGCGCAACGAGGTCTCGTCGAAGATCGGCCAGCTCAAACAGGAGGGCAAGGAGGAGGAAGCTCAAGAGGCGATCGACAGGAGCCAGGACCTCAAGTCGGAGCTCCAAGAGATCGAAGAGCGCGCCGACGAACTGGAGGAGGAGCTCCACGAGGCGATGCTCCACCTGCCGCAGATCCCCGACGACGACGTGCCCGTCGGCGAGGACGAGTCGGAGAACGTCGAACGGCGGCGCGAGGGGTTCGACGACCTCCGGAGTCTCCCGCCGGAGGTGACCCCGCACTACGACCTCGGCGAGGATCTGGACATCCTCGACTTCGACCGCGGCGCGAAGGTGTCGGGCGGGGGCTTCTACTTCGCGAAGGGCGAGGGCGCGATGCTGGAGCACGCGCTCATCCAGTTCTTCCTGGAGGTCCACCGCGAGCAGGGGTACACCGACGTGTTCCCGCCGATCCCGGTGAACTCGCGCTCGATGGAGGGGACCGGTCAGTTCCCGAAGTTCGTCGAGGACGCCTACCGCGTCGGCGACGAGAACGCCGACGAGATCGACGACGACGACCTCTGGCTCCTCCCGACGGCCGAAGTTCCCGTGACGAACATGTACCGCGACGAGATCCTGCTGGACGACGACCTCCCGGTCAAACACCAGGCGTACTCGCCGAACTTCCGCCGCGAGGCGGGCGAACACGGCACAGAGACGCGCGGGATCGTCCGCGTCCACCAGTTCAACAAGGTGGAGCTGGTGAACTTCGTGCGCCCCGAGAACAGCGACGAGCGCTTCGACCGCCTCGTCGAGGAGGCCGAGGAGGTCCTGAAGCGCCTCGATCTCCCGTACCGCATCTTGGAGATGTGCACGGGGGACCTCGGCTTCACGCAGGCGAAGAAGTACGACATCGAGGTGTGGGCCCCCGGCGACGACATGGACGACGGCCCCGACCAGGGCGGTCGCTGGCTCGAGGTCTCGTCGGTGTCGAACTTCCGCGACTTCCAGGCCCGCCGTGCAGGCCTGCGATTCCGCCCCGAACGCCACGAGTCGGCCGAGTACCTCCACACCCTCAACGGCTCGGGCGTGGCCGTCCCGCGCGTCGTCGTCGCCATCCTGGAGTACTACCAGAACGACGACGGCACGGTCGACGTGCCAGCGCCCCTGCAGCCGTACATGGGCGGTCGCGAGGTCATCGAGGGGAGCGAAAAGCTCGGCGAGAGCGCGGTCGGCGCGGGCGAGAAGGACTGA
- a CDS encoding ATP-binding protein: protein MSEVRELSTATVERIAAGEVITRPARVVAELVENALDAGADRVDVTVDGDGTERIRVADDGRGMDRADAVRAVDPHTTSKIRGADDLESARTLGFRGEALAAIADAGRLELVTNDGDGGGDGDGDDGDADPGTRVVVDRAPGGTAMHDDRDGGHTGDDDHTGDGDREAAKTVDDAGRARGTTVVVTDLFADRPARRESLASPAREFGRISALTTAYALARPEVSFSLTHDGRETVSTTGMGTRDALVALYGRETAGESTALTHRVGVDLAGRAADLTVEGRLCYPSTTRASRDHVHVAVNGRPVRDDGLRRAVSRGYGSLLPSDREPVAAVRIDLPAWAVDANIHPAKERVAIRGGDRVAEAVESGVREALTTADLRRSGEVAMDLESSLAPVEGADSAFADATVLGVARDLYVVCESPEGLLVVDQHAAHERINFERLRAALADESVPSAELSPAATVTLDPPTAAAVETHREAVERLGFAVEPFGGTTYRVRAVPAPLGRVADAEALREVAEALRDAGGSGSASGAGGANASGGTNGTGGASAVREELLADLACHPSLKAGDDLDRETAAGLVERLGECERPYACPHGRPTVLSLGESTLATGFERE from the coding sequence GTGAGCGAGGTCCGCGAGCTGTCGACGGCGACCGTCGAACGGATCGCCGCCGGCGAGGTGATCACCCGGCCCGCCCGCGTCGTCGCGGAGCTCGTCGAGAACGCCCTCGACGCCGGTGCCGACCGCGTCGACGTGACCGTCGACGGCGACGGCACAGAGCGGATCCGGGTCGCCGACGACGGCCGCGGCATGGACCGGGCGGACGCCGTCCGCGCGGTCGATCCCCACACGACCAGCAAGATCCGCGGGGCCGACGACCTCGAGAGCGCTCGAACGCTCGGCTTCCGCGGGGAGGCGCTCGCGGCCATTGCCGACGCCGGTCGCCTGGAACTGGTGACGAACGACGGTGACGGGGGCGGAGACGGCGACGGCGACGACGGCGACGCCGACCCGGGGACCCGCGTCGTCGTCGACCGCGCGCCGGGCGGGACCGCGATGCACGACGACCGGGACGGCGGTCACACCGGCGACGACGATCACACCGGCGACGGCGACCGCGAGGCGGCCAAGACCGTCGATGACGCCGGGCGCGCCCGGGGGACGACCGTCGTCGTCACGGACCTCTTCGCCGACCGGCCCGCCCGCCGGGAGTCGCTGGCGTCGCCGGCGCGGGAGTTCGGTCGGATCTCGGCGCTCACCACGGCGTACGCGCTGGCCCGTCCCGAGGTGTCGTTCTCGCTCACGCACGACGGCCGCGAGACGGTCTCGACGACGGGGATGGGGACGCGGGACGCGCTCGTCGCGCTGTACGGGCGCGAGACGGCCGGCGAGTCGACGGCGCTCACCCACCGCGTCGGCGTCGACCTCGCGGGGCGCGCGGCGGATCTGACCGTCGAGGGTCGGCTCTGTTACCCCTCGACGACGCGCGCGAGCCGTGACCACGTCCACGTCGCCGTGAACGGTCGGCCCGTCCGCGACGACGGCCTCCGCCGAGCGGTCTCGCGGGGGTACGGGAGCCTCCTGCCGAGCGACCGCGAGCCTGTGGCCGCGGTCCGGATCGACCTCCCGGCGTGGGCGGTCGACGCGAACATCCACCCGGCGAAAGAGCGCGTCGCGATCCGCGGCGGCGACCGGGTCGCCGAGGCGGTCGAGTCGGGCGTTCGCGAGGCGCTGACGACCGCCGACCTCCGGCGCAGCGGCGAGGTGGCGATGGACCTCGAGTCGTCGCTCGCGCCCGTCGAGGGGGCCGACTCGGCGTTCGCGGACGCGACCGTCCTCGGTGTGGCACGCGACCTGTACGTCGTCTGCGAGTCGCCCGAGGGCCTGCTCGTCGTCGACCAGCACGCGGCCCACGAGCGGATCAACTTCGAGCGACTCCGGGCGGCGCTGGCCGACGAGTCGGTGCCGTCGGCGGAGCTGAGCCCCGCGGCGACGGTGACGCTCGACCCGCCGACGGCCGCCGCCGTCGAGACGCACCGCGAGGCGGTCGAGCGCCTCGGCTTCGCGGTCGAGCCGTTCGGCGGCACCACCTACCGGGTGCGGGCGGTGCCCGCGCCGCTGGGACGGGTCGCCGACGCCGAGGCGCTCCGGGAGGTCGCGGAGGCGCTTCGCGACGCCGGCGGCTCGGGATCAGCGAGCGGCGCGGGCGGCGCGAACGCTTCGGGCGGAACGAACGGCACGGGCGGCGCGTCGGCCGTCCGCGAGGAGCTGCTGGCGGACCTCGCGTGTCACCCGTCGCTGAAGGCGGGCGACGACCTCGACCGCGAGACGGCCGCCGGACTGGTCGAGCGCCTCGGCGAGTGCGAGCGCCCGTACGCCTGTCCGCACGGGCGACCGACCGTCCTGTCGCTGGGGGAGTCGACCCTCGCGACCGGGTTCGAGCGGGAGTGA
- the mutS gene encoding DNA mismatch repair protein MutS: MVTGAPATMRERREELTPMLAQYVDVAERYDDCVVLFRVGDFYKAFCEAADEVARVCELTRIEREDSTGTYTACGVPVDNAPKYLRRLLDAEYRVAVADQVEDAEEASGLVDRAVTQVLTPGTVVEEELLSEGSNTYVGCVATAVGDTGDGSGGGTDGDDAAYGVAYVDVSTGECAVTAGDAAAVDEELARIAPAELLVGPAVPSEVVDAADCMRTERDPEEFAPDAAADTLAAYADPERFAAAERVACGALLAYAEYTQGDDGPLEYVRRVRRYDPRRSLRLDATALRGLELFENPVGSGRTLFDTIDETRSALGRRRLRAWLRRPLVDADRIRERHDAVAAFAERTLVREDVREALSAAYDLERLVGRVSRGRATARDLRSLHDTLAAVPEVRAALEGIDALADLRGALDPLDDVRERIDEAVVPDPPQEITDGGVIRAGYDADLDEVRSTAREGREWIAELEARERERTGIENLEVGYTQVHGYYIEVTNGQLEKVPDDYTRRQTLKNSERFYTPELKRREDEILGADERADALEYELFAGLRDEVADESDRIGELAGAIARVDALAALATVAVERDYVRPEMVDRDGGRDRDSDDLHLKRSRHPVVEETESEFVPNDAALPRGTVAVITGPNMSGKSTYMRQVALCVVLAQAGSFVPADSARLPVVDRVFTRVGASDDIAGGESTFMREMRELTDVLHDATGDSLVLLDEVGRGTATTDGRAIARAAVEFLHDEVGATTLFATHYHELTDLADEYDRVVNRHFAATEREGDVTFLHRVREGAASSSYGVEVADLAGVPESVVARAHDLVAAERDGDRSADDAGGRDGDDDGDDDGDTTEAIPQRTLEEVAENGHSEPSAAGRDRREASPDPSQATPGPEPEEAVAAVLAELRDLSLAETTPLEALNRLHDLQRRAEAVEEGSPGGEEP; this comes from the coding sequence ATGGTCACGGGAGCGCCGGCGACGATGCGCGAGCGCCGCGAGGAGCTCACGCCGATGCTCGCCCAGTACGTCGACGTGGCCGAGCGGTACGACGACTGCGTCGTCCTCTTCCGCGTCGGCGACTTCTACAAGGCCTTCTGCGAGGCCGCCGACGAGGTCGCGCGCGTCTGTGAGCTCACCCGGATCGAGCGCGAGGACTCCACGGGCACCTACACCGCCTGCGGCGTCCCCGTCGACAACGCCCCGAAGTACCTCCGACGGCTGCTCGATGCGGAGTACCGGGTCGCCGTCGCCGACCAGGTCGAGGACGCCGAGGAGGCGTCCGGGCTGGTCGACCGGGCGGTCACGCAGGTCCTGACGCCCGGTACCGTCGTCGAGGAGGAACTGCTGTCAGAGGGGTCGAACACCTACGTCGGCTGCGTCGCGACCGCCGTGGGCGACACGGGGGACGGCTCCGGAGGCGGGACCGACGGCGACGACGCGGCGTACGGCGTCGCGTACGTCGACGTGTCCACCGGCGAGTGCGCCGTCACCGCCGGCGACGCCGCCGCGGTCGACGAGGAGCTCGCGCGGATCGCCCCGGCGGAGCTGCTCGTCGGCCCGGCCGTGCCATCGGAGGTCGTCGACGCCGCCGACTGCATGCGGACCGAGCGCGACCCCGAGGAGTTCGCCCCCGACGCCGCCGCCGACACGCTCGCCGCCTACGCAGACCCCGAGCGCTTCGCCGCCGCCGAGCGCGTCGCCTGCGGCGCGCTGCTCGCGTACGCCGAGTACACCCAGGGCGACGACGGCCCGCTGGAGTACGTCCGTCGCGTCCGGCGGTACGACCCGCGGCGCTCGCTCCGGCTGGACGCGACCGCGCTGCGCGGGCTGGAGCTGTTCGAGAACCCCGTCGGCTCCGGCCGGACGCTGTTCGACACAATCGACGAGACGCGGTCCGCCCTCGGCCGTCGACGGCTGCGCGCGTGGCTCCGCCGGCCGCTGGTCGACGCCGACCGGATCCGGGAGCGACACGACGCCGTCGCGGCGTTCGCCGAGCGCACGCTCGTCCGCGAGGACGTGCGCGAGGCGCTCTCGGCCGCCTACGACCTCGAGCGACTCGTCGGCCGGGTCTCGCGGGGGCGGGCGACCGCCCGCGACCTCCGGTCGCTCCACGACACGCTGGCGGCCGTGCCCGAGGTCCGCGCGGCGCTCGAGGGGATCGACGCCCTGGCGGACCTCCGAGGAGCGCTGGACCCCCTCGACGACGTGCGCGAGCGGATCGACGAGGCCGTCGTCCCGGACCCGCCCCAGGAGATCACCGACGGCGGCGTGATCCGCGCGGGCTACGACGCCGACCTCGACGAGGTCCGATCGACCGCCCGCGAGGGGCGCGAGTGGATCGCCGAGCTGGAGGCGCGCGAGCGCGAGCGCACCGGCATCGAGAATCTGGAGGTGGGGTACACTCAGGTCCACGGCTACTACATCGAGGTGACGAACGGGCAACTCGAGAAGGTGCCCGACGACTACACCCGGCGACAGACGCTGAAGAACAGCGAGCGCTTCTACACGCCGGAGCTGAAGCGCCGCGAGGACGAGATCCTCGGAGCCGACGAGCGCGCCGACGCGCTGGAGTACGAGCTGTTCGCCGGGCTCAGGGACGAGGTCGCCGACGAGTCCGACCGGATCGGCGAACTCGCGGGGGCGATCGCCCGCGTCGACGCGCTGGCGGCCCTGGCGACCGTCGCCGTCGAACGCGACTACGTCCGCCCGGAGATGGTCGACCGCGACGGTGGCCGCGACCGCGACAGCGACGACCTCCACCTGAAGCGTTCCCGGCACCCGGTGGTCGAGGAGACCGAGTCGGAGTTCGTCCCCAACGACGCCGCCCTCCCGCGCGGGACGGTCGCGGTGATCACGGGGCCGAACATGAGCGGGAAGTCGACGTACATGCGACAGGTCGCGCTGTGCGTCGTGCTCGCGCAGGCCGGCTCGTTCGTCCCCGCCGACTCGGCCCGCCTGCCCGTCGTCGACCGGGTGTTCACCCGGGTCGGCGCGAGCGACGACATCGCCGGCGGCGAGTCGACGTTCATGCGCGAGATGCGCGAGCTGACCGACGTGCTCCACGACGCGACCGGCGACTCGCTGGTCCTGCTCGACGAGGTCGGCCGGGGGACCGCGACCACGGACGGTCGCGCCATCGCCCGCGCGGCCGTCGAGTTCCTCCACGACGAGGTCGGCGCGACCACGCTCTTTGCGACCCACTACCACGAACTCACCGACCTCGCCGACGAGTACGACCGCGTCGTGAACCGCCACTTCGCGGCGACCGAACGCGAGGGGGACGTGACGTTCCTCCACCGGGTCCGTGAGGGGGCCGCCTCCTCGTCGTACGGCGTCGAGGTCGCCGACCTCGCGGGCGTCCCCGAGTCCGTCGTCGCTCGCGCGCACGACCTCGTCGCCGCCGAGCGCGACGGGGACCGCTCGGCCGACGACGCCGGCGGCAGGGACGGGGACGACGACGGCGACGACGACGGCGACACGACCGAAGCGATCCCCCAGCGAACCCTCGAGGAAGTCGCGGAAAACGGCCACAGCGAGCCGTCGGCGGCGGGTCGCGATCGACGGGAGGCCAGCCCCGACCCGTCGCAGGCGACGCCCGGTCCGGAACCGGAGGAGGCGGTCGCGGCCGTCCTCGCCGAGTTACGCGACCTTTCGCTGGCGGAGACGACGCCGTTGGAGGCGTTGAACCGACTGCACGACCTCCAGCGACGGGCCGAGGCCGTCGAGGAGGGATCCCCGGGCGGTGAGGAGCCGTGA
- a CDS encoding thiolase family protein — protein MATPVIAAAYRTPFGRQDGVFADTRSEDLSVALIDHIFAEHDLDADDVDDLMWGVAQQRGEQDNNVARVIALLSELGEGTPATSINRWCASSMQAIISAGDAVAAGNRECIVAGGVESMSRVPMDGDSYQHLHPELSEMYNVFQLQMGMTAEKVAEEYEVSREAQDEFAVRSHHRAAEATESGRFDDEIVPIETDDGVVTEDEGIRPDTDMETLGGLSPAFTGDGSVTAGNSSQITDGAAATLVCSREFADEHGLDVLAEVGTNNVAGVDPTVMGIGPVPATRGLLERAGRDIDDYDLVEVNEAFASQCEYARRELGIDEDIYNVNGGAIALGHPLGASGARLPVTLIHEMIKRDADRGLASLCVGFGQGAAIEFSR, from the coding sequence ATGGCAACACCCGTCATCGCGGCCGCGTATCGCACCCCGTTCGGCAGGCAGGACGGCGTCTTCGCGGACACGCGAAGCGAGGACCTCTCCGTGGCGCTCATCGACCACATCTTCGCGGAGCACGACCTGGACGCCGACGACGTGGACGACCTCATGTGGGGGGTCGCCCAGCAGCGCGGCGAGCAGGACAACAACGTCGCCCGCGTCATCGCGCTGCTGTCGGAACTGGGCGAGGGGACGCCCGCGACGAGCATCAACCGCTGGTGCGCCTCCTCGATGCAGGCGATCATCTCCGCCGGCGACGCGGTCGCCGCCGGGAACCGCGAGTGCATCGTCGCCGGCGGCGTCGAGAGCATGAGTCGGGTGCCGATGGACGGCGACTCCTACCAGCACCTCCACCCCGAACTGTCGGAGATGTATAACGTCTTCCAGCTTCAGATGGGGATGACCGCCGAGAAGGTCGCCGAGGAGTACGAGGTCTCCCGCGAGGCCCAAGACGAGTTCGCCGTCCGGTCGCACCACCGCGCCGCCGAGGCGACGGAGTCGGGCCGCTTCGACGACGAGATCGTTCCGATCGAAACCGACGACGGCGTCGTCACCGAGGACGAGGGCATCCGCCCGGACACGGACATGGAGACGCTCGGCGGGCTCTCGCCGGCGTTCACCGGCGACGGCTCCGTGACGGCGGGGAACTCCTCGCAGATCACCGACGGCGCGGCGGCGACGCTCGTGTGCTCGAGGGAGTTCGCCGACGAGCACGGACTCGACGTGCTCGCGGAGGTCGGCACGAACAACGTCGCGGGCGTCGACCCGACGGTGATGGGCATCGGCCCGGTCCCCGCGACGCGAGGGCTGTTGGAGCGCGCGGGCCGCGACATCGACGACTACGACCTCGTGGAGGTGAACGAGGCGTTCGCCTCCCAGTGTGAGTACGCCCGTCGGGAACTGGGGATCGACGAGGACATCTACAACGTCAACGGCGGCGCGATCGCCCTTGGACACCCGCTGGGGGCCTCGGGCGCGCGGCTGCCGGTGACGCTCATCCACGAGATGATCAAGCGCGACGCGGACCGCGGACTGGCGTCGCTGTGCGTCGGCTTCGGGCAGGGCGCGGCGATCGAATTCAGTCGATAA
- a CDS encoding ATP-binding protein — translation MSDPAEDVVELLVTVHRYNEDRDLDADDLPPRYRQVFWSESPEEEDGPGGVERPLHVTESTAKTATGVERPWEAISDLLFTQRKDFSGEVSLSQPEMAVEWLLDRVDDDDLLSNPVLAAIADDPDVEHDAEFSVDHAEARDENRPVRADRVWIDALLGEYFDEEEDAEMLDLVTVKAPEEIEMTLKDLVLTTDQEGEIRKLMKAIEHRQYLADIGLREIGKLLFVGPPGTGKTTAARALAHELGLPFVEVKLSMVTSQYLGETAKNVEKTFEVAKRLAPCILFIDEFDSVAKTRKSDEHAALKRAVNTLLKSIDEVSLVRDEVLLISATNHPDQLDAAAWRRFDEIVNFPKPDRQMRSDILRVITREMEIAKFDPDEVADRTEGLTGSDLRLVLREAVLEALTDDRMEITQEDIMDAVQDFEERDNLKNMNMIDGEGAEVVGDGGDGHDHDHDHSHDD, via the coding sequence ATGAGTGACCCGGCAGAGGACGTGGTCGAACTTCTCGTGACCGTCCACCGCTACAACGAGGACCGCGACCTCGACGCCGACGACCTACCGCCGCGGTACCGCCAGGTCTTCTGGAGCGAATCGCCCGAGGAGGAGGACGGACCGGGCGGCGTGGAGCGCCCGCTTCACGTGACCGAGTCGACTGCGAAGACCGCCACCGGCGTCGAGCGCCCGTGGGAGGCGATCTCCGATCTCCTGTTCACCCAGCGGAAGGACTTCTCCGGGGAGGTGTCGCTGTCGCAGCCCGAGATGGCCGTCGAGTGGCTGCTGGACCGCGTCGACGACGACGACCTCCTGAGCAACCCCGTGCTCGCGGCGATCGCCGACGACCCGGACGTCGAGCACGACGCCGAGTTCTCCGTCGACCACGCCGAGGCCCGCGACGAGAACCGCCCCGTGCGCGCCGACCGGGTGTGGATCGACGCGCTGCTGGGCGAGTACTTCGACGAGGAGGAGGACGCCGAGATGCTCGATCTCGTCACGGTGAAGGCACCCGAGGAGATCGAGATGACGCTGAAGGACCTCGTGCTCACGACCGACCAGGAGGGCGAGATCCGCAAGCTGATGAAGGCGATCGAGCACCGCCAGTACCTCGCCGACATCGGCCTGCGCGAGATCGGCAAGCTCCTGTTCGTGGGGCCGCCCGGCACCGGCAAGACGACCGCCGCCCGCGCGCTCGCCCACGAACTCGGCCTCCCGTTCGTCGAGGTGAAGCTCTCGATGGTGACCAGCCAGTACCTCGGCGAGACCGCCAAGAACGTCGAGAAGACGTTCGAGGTCGCGAAGCGGCTCGCGCCGTGCATCCTCTTCATCGACGAGTTCGACTCCGTCGCCAAGACCCGCAAGTCCGACGAGCACGCCGCACTCAAGCGCGCGGTCAACACCCTGCTCAAGAGCATCGACGAGGTGTCGCTGGTCCGCGACGAGGTGCTTCTCATCTCGGCGACGAACCACCCCGACCAGCTCGACGCCGCCGCCTGGCGGCGCTTCGACGAGATCGTCAACTTCCCCAAGCCCGACCGGCAGATGCGCTCGGACATCCTCCGGGTCATCACCCGCGAGATGGAGATCGCCAAGTTCGACCCCGACGAGGTCGCCGACCGCACCGAGGGGCTCACCGGGAGCGACCTCCGGCTCGTGCTCCGGGAGGCCGTCTTGGAGGCGCTCACCGACGACCGCATGGAGATCACCCAGGAGGACATCATGGACGCCGTCCAGGACTTCGAGGAGCGCGATAACCTCAAGAATATGAACATGATCGACGGCGAGGGCGCGGAGGTCGTCGGCGACGGCGGGGACGGTCACGACCACGACCACGATCACAGTCACGACGACTGA
- a CDS encoding DUF58 domain-containing protein encodes MRLTRRGKAVVACAVVAVASGLAFGPRSLNAVVVPAIVALSAAYLQLRRAAPPVAVRDVPPDDHAGRTHAVSLSFRDPDAPPTAAGDGMDRPFAGVVRERVGDGLDADRLVFETVVGATPVEYDLGYAERGRHRLGPAEVTARDVLGLAEVDLSTTRTDELLVYPEVHAIAGWARRDLRALHETGVHEERREFDRLREYDRGDPLRDVHWKSTAKRDDLIVKEFTAEAETEAVSVSAGAAADPGAADGMAEATASLALALVADGVPVDVRLPDGTLTVTGERGSQVRLLERLAVIGPGRIADEDADVTVYGESDRVRITVAGDDHDFEEFRDGRPATYAVARGGPHGDGVTGRARDGYGPDDRGDRGGRRDDGVVA; translated from the coding sequence ATGCGACTCACCCGACGCGGGAAGGCGGTCGTCGCCTGCGCGGTCGTCGCCGTCGCCTCCGGGCTCGCGTTCGGTCCGCGATCGCTCAACGCCGTCGTCGTCCCGGCGATCGTCGCGCTCTCGGCCGCGTACCTCCAGCTCAGGCGGGCCGCGCCGCCGGTCGCCGTCCGCGACGTTCCCCCCGACGACCACGCCGGACGGACGCACGCGGTCTCGCTGTCGTTCCGCGACCCCGACGCGCCGCCGACCGCCGCGGGCGACGGGATGGACCGCCCGTTCGCGGGCGTCGTCCGCGAGCGGGTCGGCGACGGACTCGACGCCGACCGGCTGGTCTTCGAGACGGTCGTCGGCGCGACGCCCGTCGAGTACGACCTCGGCTACGCCGAGCGGGGCCGCCACCGCCTCGGCCCGGCCGAGGTGACCGCCCGCGACGTGCTCGGCCTCGCCGAGGTCGACCTCTCGACGACCCGCACCGACGAACTGCTGGTGTACCCCGAGGTCCACGCGATCGCCGGGTGGGCCCGTCGCGACCTCCGGGCGCTCCACGAGACGGGCGTCCACGAGGAGCGCCGCGAGTTCGACCGCCTCCGGGAGTACGACCGGGGCGACCCCCTCCGCGACGTGCACTGGAAGTCGACGGCCAAGCGCGACGACCTCATCGTCAAGGAGTTCACCGCGGAGGCGGAGACGGAGGCCGTCTCCGTCTCGGCGGGCGCGGCCGCCGACCCCGGCGCGGCCGACGGCATGGCCGAGGCGACCGCCAGCCTCGCGCTCGCGCTCGTCGCCGACGGCGTCCCCGTCGACGTGCGACTCCCCGACGGGACGCTCACGGTCACCGGCGAGCGCGGCAGTCAGGTCCGCCTGCTCGAGCGACTCGCCGTGATCGGTCCCGGCCGGATCGCCGACGAGGACGCCGACGTGACCGTCTACGGCGAGTCCGACCGCGTGCGCATCACCGTCGCCGGCGACGACCACGACTTCGAGGAGTTCCGCGACGGCCGCCCGGCGACGTACGCGGTCGCTCGAGGCGGCCCCCACGGCGACGGCGTGACCGGCCGAGCGAGGGACGGGTACGGTCCGGACGACCGGGGCGACCGCGGCGGCCGCCGCGACGACGGGGTGGTCGCGTGA
- a CDS encoding AAA family ATPase, with protein sequence MSDAEADADVDAEVERDGDAAARERSPLPVSEASELVDRVADNVGRVIVGNKTAVEHVLVTVLARGHLLLEDVPGVGKTMLARSLARSVDCEFKRVQFTPDLLPSDVTGINVYNQKSGEFEFQPGPVFANIVLGDEINRAPPKTQSALLEAMEEQQVTVDGVTRELPDPFTVIATQNDVEPGRTYELPMAEVDRFMKKLRLGYPDPADETEMLDRTAGRHPIESLDSVATTDQLRRARDAVGEVEVSEPVRSYVTDLATYTREHAQLGASPRGSIALVRASQARAVIDGRDYVVPDDVQTEVRSVFAHRVRPRTGGESGLDVVEDALSTVTVE encoded by the coding sequence GTGAGCGACGCCGAAGCGGACGCGGACGTCGACGCCGAGGTCGAGCGCGACGGCGACGCCGCGGCGCGCGAACGCTCCCCGCTCCCGGTCTCGGAGGCGTCGGAACTCGTCGACCGCGTCGCCGACAACGTCGGCCGCGTCATCGTCGGCAACAAGACCGCCGTCGAGCACGTCCTCGTCACCGTGCTCGCGCGCGGCCACCTCCTGCTCGAGGACGTGCCGGGCGTCGGCAAGACGATGCTCGCGCGGTCGCTGGCGCGGTCGGTCGACTGCGAGTTCAAGCGCGTCCAGTTCACGCCCGACCTCCTCCCCTCCGACGTGACCGGCATCAACGTCTACAACCAGAAGTCCGGCGAGTTCGAGTTCCAGCCCGGCCCGGTGTTCGCCAACATCGTCCTCGGCGACGAGATCAACCGCGCACCGCCGAAGACGCAGTCGGCGCTGCTCGAGGCGATGGAGGAGCAACAGGTGACCGTCGACGGCGTCACCCGGGAGCTTCCCGACCCCTTCACGGTCATCGCGACCCAGAACGACGTGGAGCCCGGCCGCACCTACGAGCTGCCGATGGCGGAGGTCGACCGGTTCATGAAGAAACTGCGCCTCGGCTACCCCGATCCGGCCGACGAGACGGAGATGCTCGACCGCACAGCGGGCCGCCACCCCATCGAGTCGCTGGACTCGGTCGCGACCACCGACCAACTGCGCCGCGCCCGCGACGCCGTCGGCGAGGTCGAGGTCTCCGAGCCCGTCCGGTCGTACGTCACAGACCTGGCGACGTACACTCGCGAGCACGCCCAGTTGGGCGCGAGCCCCCGCGGCAGCATCGCGCTGGTGCGCGCCTCCCAGGCCCGGGCCGTCATCGACGGCCGCGACTACGTCGTCCCCGACGACGTGCAGACGGAGGTCCGGTCGGTGTTCGCCCACCGCGTCCGGCCCCGGACCGGCGGCGAGTCCGGCCTCGACGTGGTCGAGGACGCCCTCTCCACGGTGACCGTCGAGTAG